The genomic region CACACAAAATTGGAGGAGTCAAAGACCGCTATCCTGAGTGGTTATACATCCTATACGGACAACCTGGAGTCACCTTCAAGATAAAGAAATAGTGAGGTGGGCTGCATCATTTTCTAGCGCATGTCGCAGATGGTTGAGTTACTGATTTTTCTCCCTAATTTTCAAGAACGGACGTTCTATCAGCCAATACGAGGCGGATGCCAATCCCATGCCCACCAGCAAGGCGACAACCAATTGAAGCACCGGTTGAAACTGAGTCATCCTATTGGCTACTCCAAAACCAATAAGATGCCAGAGATAGAGTGAATAGGAGACTTTTCCCACATATCGTGATACCGGGTGATCAAGCCAGGTCCACATCCAATGGCCATGCTGAAGCACTATCTGCATGACAAACAGCGTGAGCAGGAATGTATCCACAGTGAACCCGATAGAATAATGATAGCTGTCTGAGCCGTAGAGGCGGGACATCAGAAGTATTGCCAACGTTCCCACCGGCATCAATGGCCATTTGGAAAGCGCTTGTACCCGAACGGCCGCTTCCGGAAACTCTGTCAAGGCGGCAAGTACACAGCCCAAGGCGAGACTGTCGAATCTTGTATCCAATGCATTATAGAGATACGCTGGGACGATGCCGATCGTTCCGATCAGAGCACATCGCCAAAGCACGACAACGAAGATACCGGCGGTGAGTCCTGCAATCACCCATCTGCCACCTCGCCTCACCAACACAATCAGTGCCAGCGGCCATAGGATGTAAAACTGTTCCTGAAGAGAGAGCGCCCAGGCGTGAGCAATAACCGTATTTGGATGGCCGTTGAATGCATTATAGTAATTAACGACGTGTCCTATGCCTGAAGCAAGCAAACCCGGTGTCCAGCAATATCCCCTGGCGCATTCTTCAATGAATGCGAAAGCAAGGTACAC from Nitrospira japonica harbors:
- a CDS encoding acyltransferase family protein, whose amino-acid sequence is MTIHSTSQKQADDSSSIFNSSYLPGLDGLRAVAILTVIVYHFGFGQVPGDLGVELFFVLSGFLITRQLLREFRQSGAVDLGRFHHRRLLRIFPAYYVYLAFAFIEECARGYCWTPGLLASGIGHVVNYYNAFNGHPNTVIAHAWALSLQEQFYILWPLALIVLVRRGGRWVIAGLTAGIFVVVLWRCALIGTIGIVPAYLYNALDTRFDSLALGCVLAALTEFPEAAVRVQALSKWPLMPVGTLAILLMSRLYGSDSYHYSIGFTVDTFLLTLFVMQIVLQHGHWMWTWLDHPVSRYVGKVSYSLYLWHLIGFGVANRMTQFQPVLQLVVALLVGMGLASASYWLIERPFLKIREKNQ